In one window of Nitrospirota bacterium DNA:
- a CDS encoding histidine phosphatase family protein has protein sequence MGKGIRLRHTESFKTLENRHGVQGYPLTEVGKKDIENISKFILANICSAEKRAGIYSSNVRQVYETAELLSGATGLPWHVDENLRNLHVGVFDGLADDEVNSKYPDAARRLALWRQGKLDVNEIGIPEAETMRDFLDRIRLALQPILCSDLDVAVVVVSRSVGIAIINILLENTYLRDKPYTRYRLDPGSITLLEVSQPHGARLTFDNRSDFLNRAMNYPDD, from the coding sequence ATTGGTAAGGGAATCAGACTTCGGCATACAGAATCATTCAAGACTCTTGAAAATCGTCATGGAGTCCAAGGATATCCATTGACCGAGGTTGGGAAAAAAGACATTGAGAATATATCCAAGTTCATATTGGCGAATATCTGTAGTGCCGAGAAAAGAGCAGGAATCTATTCATCCAACGTTAGACAGGTTTATGAGACAGCCGAGTTATTGTCGGGTGCTACCGGTCTTCCTTGGCATGTCGATGAAAATCTAAGAAATTTGCATGTGGGGGTTTTCGATGGTTTGGCAGATGATGAGGTTAATTCCAAGTATCCCGATGCAGCTCGTCGTCTTGCGCTTTGGCGTCAGGGAAAATTGGATGTAAACGAAATCGGGATTCCGGAAGCCGAGACAATGAGGGATTTCTTGGACAGAATTAGATTAGCGCTTCAGCCAATTCTTTGTTCTGATTTGGATGTTGCAGTTGTTGTTGTTTCGCGATCTGTTGGAATCGCAATAATCAATATTCTCTTGGAAAATACATATTTGAGAGATAAACCTTATACTAGGTATCGGCTTGATCCTGGCTCAATCACACTGCTTGAAGTGAGCCAACCTCACGGAGCT